The Paenibacillus tianjinensis genome has a window encoding:
- a CDS encoding alpha-N-arabinofuranosidase, which produces MAKRMVLNTDIRKGTINRNIYGHFAEHLGRCIYEGIWVGEDSPIANTKGIRNDVVEALKEIKIPVLRWPGGCFADEYHWKDGIGPREGRKRMINTHWGGTVENNHFGTHEFMELCAMLECEPYINGNVGSGTVQEMSEWVEYLTFNGVSPMAELRQENGREEPWSVTYFGVGNENWGCGGNMRPEYYADLYRRYQTYVRNYGDNKIHRIACGANADDYNWTEVLMREATRFMDSITLHYYTLPTGEWHNKGAATGFETKEWFSTLEKALHMDELVTRHSVIMDKYDPEKRVGLIVDEWGTWYDVEPGTNPGFLYQQNSIRDALVAGLTLNIFHKHSDRVRMANIAQTINVLQAVILTEGEKMILTPTYHVFNMYKVHQDAELLDLALESGTYSFEGREIPEVSASASVNSEGVIHVSLCNLNHAAAAKLPLELRGLAGQAAEVTGTTLAGTTVDAHNTFSEPEAVVPQPFTAFQLEDGVLSLELPPMSVTVLEIKPKA; this is translated from the coding sequence ATGGCTAAACGCATGGTACTGAACACGGACATCCGCAAAGGAACCATTAACCGCAACATCTACGGACATTTCGCTGAACATCTGGGACGCTGTATCTATGAAGGCATCTGGGTGGGCGAAGATTCGCCGATTGCCAATACAAAGGGTATCCGCAACGATGTTGTGGAAGCGCTTAAGGAAATCAAGATTCCGGTGCTGCGCTGGCCGGGCGGCTGCTTTGCGGATGAATACCACTGGAAGGACGGCATCGGTCCGCGCGAAGGCCGCAAACGGATGATCAATACACACTGGGGCGGCACAGTGGAGAATAACCATTTTGGCACCCATGAATTTATGGAATTATGCGCCATGCTGGAATGTGAACCTTACATTAACGGCAATGTAGGCAGTGGAACCGTGCAGGAAATGTCCGAATGGGTGGAATATTTGACGTTTAACGGAGTTTCACCGATGGCTGAGCTGCGCCAGGAGAACGGACGCGAGGAGCCTTGGAGTGTGACTTATTTTGGCGTGGGGAATGAGAACTGGGGCTGCGGCGGAAACATGCGTCCAGAATATTACGCCGATCTGTACCGCCGTTACCAGACGTATGTCCGCAATTATGGCGACAATAAGATTCACCGTATCGCCTGCGGTGCGAATGCAGATGACTATAACTGGACAGAAGTGCTCATGCGTGAAGCCACCCGGTTCATGGATTCGATCACACTGCATTATTACACGCTGCCAACAGGGGAATGGCATAACAAAGGCGCGGCTACCGGTTTTGAGACCAAGGAATGGTTCTCTACGCTGGAGAAGGCATTGCACATGGATGAGCTGGTTACCCGTCACAGTGTCATTATGGATAAATATGATCCGGAGAAGCGCGTTGGCCTGATCGTCGATGAATGGGGAACCTGGTATGATGTCGAGCCGGGAACCAATCCGGGCTTCCTCTACCAGCAGAATTCCATCCGCGATGCACTGGTTGCGGGCTTGACACTGAACATTTTCCACAAGCACAGTGACCGGGTGCGGATGGCTAACATTGCCCAGACGATCAACGTGCTGCAGGCTGTAATTCTTACCGAAGGGGAGAAAATGATTCTGACGCCTACCTACCATGTTTTCAACATGTATAAGGTGCATCAGGATGCAGAGCTGCTGGATTTGGCGCTGGAGAGCGGAACTTACAGCTTCGAAGGACGCGAAATTCCGGAGGTGTCGGCATCTGCTTCTGTTAACTCAGAAGGCGTGATTCATGTCAGCTTGTGCAACCTGAACCATGCAGCAGCAGCCAAGCTTCCGCTAGAGCTGCGCGGACTTGCCGGGCAGGCGGCAGAAGTGACCGGAACGACACTTGCCGGAACGACAGTCGATGCCCATAATACCTTCAGTGAGCCGGAAGCAGTAGTGCCACAGCCGTTTACCGCCTTCCAGCTGGAAGACGGCGTCCTCAGCCTGGAGCTGCCTCCAATGTCGGTTACCGTACTGGAAATTAAGCCGAAGGCTTAA
- a CDS encoding DUF6171 family protein — MSTTSACKGCRDDYKVTETQIARILASPMFTPDNTAPEEVYAARFALCSACPKLQDGVTCTACGCIIPVVARLKARGCPLPGGGLWQPVVE, encoded by the coding sequence ATGAGTACAACATCTGCCTGCAAAGGCTGCCGGGATGATTACAAAGTGACTGAGACACAGATAGCCCGGATTCTGGCTTCCCCGATGTTCACGCCGGACAATACAGCGCCGGAAGAAGTATACGCGGCCCGCTTCGCTCTGTGCTCCGCGTGTCCCAAGCTTCAAGACGGCGTGACCTGTACCGCCTGCGGCTGTATTATTCCGGTCGTCGCCCGGCTCAAAGCACGCGGCTGCCCGTTGCCGGGAGGCGGGCTGTGGCAGCCTGTCGTTGAATAA
- a CDS encoding ArsR/SmtB family transcription factor yields MKLDLTEDSLPVYEALSSSVRLHMLRLLAVQSMNVKELAGAVNLSSAIMTMHVRKLEAAGLIRTHMAPGRSGLQKICSLAAENVEIIFPAQVKAERKAYRKEIPVGHYSDFQIEPTCGLATTEQVIGNFDDPRYFWDMERVNAGILWFGKGYVEYKIPNFLLTSQQPEELVITMEIASEAPSTNNNWPSDIAFTLNGHKLGYWTSPGDYGDRLGKYTPLWWPAYTNQYGLLKQLRITPKGTFMDGLKLSDITLEQVGIRDKQWTFRLSVDDDAEHIGGLTLFGKGFGNYNDDLVVELFYTDSASPADPAEAAE; encoded by the coding sequence ATGAAACTTGATCTTACCGAAGACTCTTTACCGGTGTACGAAGCATTATCCAGCAGCGTACGCCTTCATATGCTCCGGTTGCTTGCGGTTCAATCCATGAACGTCAAGGAGCTGGCTGGAGCAGTTAATCTCAGCAGCGCGATTATGACGATGCATGTGCGCAAACTGGAGGCTGCCGGGCTAATCCGCACCCACATGGCTCCCGGACGAAGCGGTTTACAGAAGATCTGTTCACTTGCTGCCGAGAATGTAGAAATCATCTTCCCTGCACAGGTTAAGGCCGAACGCAAGGCTTACCGCAAGGAGATCCCTGTCGGCCACTACTCCGATTTCCAGATCGAACCCACCTGCGGGCTGGCGACTACGGAGCAGGTGATCGGCAACTTCGACGACCCGCGTTATTTCTGGGATATGGAACGGGTAAATGCCGGTATACTCTGGTTTGGAAAAGGTTATGTCGAATACAAAATCCCGAACTTCCTGTTAACCAGCCAGCAGCCGGAGGAGCTCGTCATTACAATGGAGATTGCCTCCGAAGCCCCTTCTACCAATAACAATTGGCCGTCAGACATCGCCTTCACCCTGAATGGCCATAAACTGGGTTATTGGACAAGTCCGGGAGACTACGGTGACCGCCTGGGGAAATACACACCGTTATGGTGGCCTGCGTATACCAATCAATACGGCCTGCTCAAGCAGCTGCGCATTACACCTAAAGGAACATTCATGGACGGCCTTAAGCTGTCTGACATTACGCTTGAGCAAGTCGGCATCAGGGACAAGCAATGGACCTTCCGTCTCTCGGTAGATGACGATGCTGAACATATCGGCGGCCTCACCCTGTTCGGCAAAGGATTCGGCAATTATAACGACGATCTGGTCGTTGAGCTGTTCTATACCGACAGCGCCAGCCCCGCAGATCCGGCTGAAGCAGCCGAATAA
- a CDS encoding sirohydrochlorin chelatase — protein sequence MTQKTILLVGHGSRIEEGNEELRSFTAQLAARKPELNIETCFIELASPSIAGGIERCVAGGAGVVYVVPIILFAAGHFKLDIPLAIDQAKRKYPEVEFVYGRPVGVQERAVDILLDRISEAVPLTLRDKPMTDTVAAEDTIVLVMGRGGSDPDANSDFYKLARLLWEHTAYKSVESCFIAIARPSLNEGLERCLALGARKIVVLPYLLFTGVLMKQFTERVAEFATAHPEVEVELGSYIGNHPLLADMLAERIEETLEGKSFANCDNCRYRDAAGLHHHHHHHHGEEGHGHDHGYGHNHQPHHADEHDPHHGHDHHHRHSHAHDHEHDESVPAAASGSPKEL from the coding sequence ATGACCCAAAAAACAATACTGCTTGTAGGCCATGGCAGCCGGATTGAAGAGGGCAATGAGGAACTGCGGAGTTTTACAGCTCAGCTTGCTGCCCGTAAGCCTGAGCTGAACATTGAAACCTGCTTCATCGAATTGGCTTCTCCTTCAATTGCCGGAGGGATTGAACGATGTGTAGCCGGCGGTGCCGGGGTGGTGTATGTTGTGCCGATTATTTTATTTGCGGCAGGACATTTCAAGCTGGATATCCCTCTGGCGATTGACCAGGCTAAACGCAAATATCCTGAAGTGGAGTTTGTTTACGGACGCCCGGTTGGAGTGCAGGAGAGAGCGGTGGACATTTTGCTGGACCGGATCTCAGAGGCAGTTCCTCTGACACTGAGGGATAAACCTATGACAGACACGGTAGCGGCCGAGGATACTATTGTGCTTGTCATGGGCCGAGGCGGGAGCGATCCCGATGCAAACAGTGACTTTTACAAGCTGGCAAGGCTGCTGTGGGAGCACACTGCTTATAAAAGCGTTGAGAGCTGCTTCATCGCCATTGCCCGTCCATCGCTGAACGAGGGCCTGGAACGCTGTCTGGCACTGGGTGCGCGTAAAATTGTAGTGCTGCCGTATCTGCTCTTCACCGGAGTGCTGATGAAGCAGTTTACAGAGAGGGTCGCAGAGTTTGCCACAGCGCATCCGGAGGTCGAGGTGGAGCTCGGCAGCTATATCGGCAATCATCCGCTGCTGGCGGATATGCTCGCAGAGCGTATTGAGGAGACGCTGGAAGGCAAGTCCTTCGCCAACTGCGATAACTGCAGATACCGGGATGCAGCAGGATTGCATCACCATCATCATCACCATCATGGTGAAGAAGGACACGGGCATGACCATGGGTATGGACACAACCATCAGCCTCATCATGCTGATGAACATGACCCGCACCATGGTCACGATCATCATCACAGGCATTCCCATGCACATGATCATGAACATGATGAATCTGTTCCAGCGGCTGCTTCAGGCAGCCCGAAGGAGCTGTAA
- the cobK gene encoding precorrin-6A reductase, translating into MILMLCGTGDARELALVLSRRGLPLLASVVTPSAAERLEEAGIRTRTGPLDMQGMVTLLEEGNYRAVVDGSHPFALEAHANAIQAAAALGLPYYRYERRSLAFDSHPKLIPVHSYEDAALTAKAIKGSVMLTTGGKTLEVFAQVLLGDPEVRLTVRLLPCLENIEKCLRLGIEQRNIIAIQGPFSREMNEAMFRHYGTQVMVTKESGAQGAVDEKLRTALDMGLYVILINRPQLLFDGNGGVYDSFDALAEAVQAELTDKPEYRAVKC; encoded by the coding sequence ATGATTTTGATGCTCTGCGGGACAGGCGACGCGCGGGAGCTGGCGCTGGTCTTGTCACGCCGGGGACTGCCCCTGCTGGCCTCGGTAGTGACTCCAAGCGCGGCGGAACGGCTGGAGGAGGCTGGAATCCGCACCAGGACCGGGCCGCTGGATATGCAGGGGATGGTCACTCTTTTGGAGGAAGGTAATTATCGTGCTGTGGTGGACGGCAGCCATCCCTTTGCGCTTGAAGCACATGCCAATGCTATCCAGGCTGCAGCAGCGCTGGGATTGCCTTACTACCGCTATGAGCGGCGGAGTCTTGCGTTTGACAGCCATCCGAAGCTTATTCCCGTGCATTCCTATGAGGACGCGGCCCTTACAGCGAAGGCGATAAAAGGCTCGGTGATGCTGACGACCGGAGGCAAGACACTGGAGGTTTTTGCGCAGGTGCTGCTGGGTGATCCAGAGGTGCGTCTGACGGTCCGGCTGCTGCCCTGCCTGGAGAATATAGAGAAATGCCTGAGACTGGGGATTGAACAGCGGAATATCATTGCGATTCAGGGACCTTTTTCGCGGGAAATGAACGAAGCAATGTTCCGGCATTACGGTACACAGGTCATGGTTACTAAGGAAAGCGGCGCACAGGGAGCTGTGGATGAGAAGCTGCGTACAGCGCTGGATATGGGGCTATACGTCATCCTCATCAACCGGCCGCAGCTGTTGTTTGACGGGAATGGCGGAGTGTATGACTCCTTTGATGCGCTGGCAGAGGCGGTCCAGGCTGAGCTAACGGACAAGCCGGAGTACCGTGCGGTTAAATGCTGA
- a CDS encoding precorrin-8X methylmutase — MDFGTEFKPLTVQPQEIEGLSFQMITEELGGHDFSAEQYPVVQRIIHASADFELGRSLVFHPRAIEAGITAILQGMPVIADVRMVEAGIAKERIQRYGGEVRVHISDPDVIEEAKALDLTRAIVATRKACAAAPGGIYVIGNAPTALLELIRLIKEGTARPGLVIGMPVGFVSAAESKDELRKLDIPYITNTGRKGGSTIVVAAVNALSLLADRQAEGK; from the coding sequence ATGGATTTCGGGACGGAGTTTAAGCCACTGACGGTACAGCCGCAGGAAATAGAAGGTCTGAGCTTCCAAATGATTACGGAGGAACTTGGCGGGCATGATTTCAGTGCTGAGCAGTATCCGGTAGTGCAGCGGATCATCCATGCTTCGGCCGATTTCGAGCTGGGGCGGAGTCTGGTGTTTCATCCCCGGGCGATTGAAGCGGGAATCACCGCGATCCTGCAGGGAATGCCGGTTATCGCTGATGTGCGGATGGTGGAGGCGGGCATCGCGAAAGAGCGGATTCAGCGTTATGGCGGGGAAGTCCGTGTGCATATTTCGGATCCGGATGTTATCGAAGAAGCCAAGGCGCTGGACCTGACCCGGGCGATTGTCGCCACACGCAAAGCCTGTGCGGCTGCTCCGGGAGGAATCTATGTCATTGGTAATGCGCCAACGGCCCTCCTGGAATTGATACGTCTGATCAAAGAAGGTACAGCCCGGCCGGGTCTTGTAATCGGCATGCCGGTCGGCTTCGTATCCGCTGCTGAATCCAAGGATGAGCTGCGCAAGCTGGATATTCCTTATATAACGAATACCGGTCGCAAAGGCGGCAGCACTATAGTTGTGGCAGCAGTAAATGCCCTTAGTCTGCTGGCCGACCGTCAGGCTGAGGGGAAATAA
- a CDS encoding cobalt-precorrin-5B (C(1))-methyltransferase — translation MTGEKGMDGQAAAGSPAPIRRGYTTGACAAAAAKGAALLLITGEAPNSVELYLPAGFHHRFELTGCERQGDISATSATIKDAGDDPDATHGAWIEATVSWLDHPSIEIDGGTGVGRITKPGLPVPVGEAAINPVPRRMIMEAVSEVLEEHGAARGLRVVISVPEGEAIARKTLNPRLGILGGISILGTRGVVTPFSTEAYQASIVQAISVAAASGNGQLVLTTGGSSEKHAQAMFNELPEEAFIQMGEYVGFSLGHAKAYGFQKVTLVGMAGKYSKVAQGAMLIHSKNAPVDFGFLAAVAAEAGADKRLVQEVAGANTASQVVDLMTEAGHLDFFEQLCRHACMQCLKQVNGGMTVEMVLITMKGRLLGRAEIRG, via the coding sequence ATGACCGGAGAGAAAGGAATGGACGGGCAAGCGGCGGCTGGGAGTCCGGCTCCGATACGCCGGGGCTATACGACTGGTGCCTGTGCAGCAGCAGCAGCCAAAGGGGCGGCACTCCTGCTCATAACCGGTGAAGCACCGAATAGCGTAGAGCTCTACTTACCAGCGGGATTTCATCACCGCTTTGAATTGACCGGCTGCGAGCGCCAGGGTGACATTAGCGCGACCAGCGCAACAATTAAGGATGCCGGGGATGATCCCGATGCGACACACGGGGCGTGGATTGAGGCTACGGTGAGCTGGCTGGATCACCCCTCCATCGAGATTGACGGCGGAACCGGCGTCGGCCGGATAACAAAACCGGGCCTGCCGGTGCCAGTCGGCGAAGCGGCAATCAATCCGGTACCGCGGCGGATGATCATGGAGGCTGTCTCCGAGGTGCTGGAGGAACATGGTGCAGCGCGCGGACTGCGGGTAGTTATCAGTGTCCCCGAAGGCGAAGCGATTGCCCGAAAGACACTCAACCCGCGGCTCGGCATCCTGGGCGGCATTTCCATTCTTGGTACGCGCGGCGTAGTAACTCCGTTCTCTACCGAAGCTTATCAGGCGAGTATCGTGCAGGCGATTTCGGTTGCCGCTGCTTCCGGGAACGGCCAGCTGGTATTGACCACCGGAGGCAGCAGTGAAAAACATGCGCAGGCGATGTTCAATGAGCTTCCGGAGGAAGCTTTTATCCAAATGGGTGAATATGTAGGGTTCTCACTCGGCCATGCCAAAGCTTACGGATTTCAGAAAGTGACGCTGGTGGGCATGGCCGGTAAATATTCCAAGGTGGCGCAAGGTGCGATGCTGATCCATTCCAAAAATGCGCCTGTAGACTTCGGCTTTCTCGCCGCCGTTGCCGCTGAAGCAGGGGCTGATAAACGGCTGGTACAGGAGGTTGCAGGCGCAAATACCGCCTCTCAGGTCGTGGATCTGATGACCGAGGCGGGGCATTTAGATTTTTTTGAACAGCTGTGCCGTCATGCCTGCATGCAATGTCTGAAGCAGGTGAATGGAGGCATGACAGTGGAGATGGTGCTGATTACGATGAAGGGCAGGCTGCTGGGGAGGGCGGAGATCCGTGGATAA
- the cbiE gene encoding precorrin-6y C5,15-methyltransferase (decarboxylating) subunit CbiE produces MDKIIYVIGIGEDGAGGLTPQSLSRVQESEVLFGGERQLSFFSRYSGEKIVLQGGLETFADKLEGLYRERQTVVLASGDPLFYGIAGFLVRRFGPQHVEVVPHYSSVQLAFARLGDSWQDAELVSLHGRPIEGLAQRIDGRHKVALLTDPVNNPAVIAAYLLEFGMLEYEAFICERLGGPEEVCRFWELDEMARHDFAALNVVILRRKPESTAGRRRGFAYPDEAFEQRKPEKGLITKREVRALVLSELNLAENAVVWDIGSGSGAIAVECARIARFGRVFALEKERVNLPNMEANRRKFRADYTIVHSKAPEGLDKLPDPDAVFIGGSGGELADIIAQSAGRLRPGGVIVVAAITIETLYGSMEALRAAGLNPEVTHLQASRGKPIIGMTRLEGMNPVYVVSGTKAEC; encoded by the coding sequence GTGGATAAAATAATATATGTCATCGGCATTGGTGAAGACGGCGCCGGCGGACTGACGCCGCAGAGCCTGAGCAGAGTGCAGGAGAGTGAAGTACTGTTCGGCGGGGAACGGCAGCTGTCGTTCTTCAGCCGGTACAGCGGGGAGAAAATCGTCCTGCAGGGTGGACTGGAAACCTTTGCCGACAAGCTGGAGGGGCTCTATAGAGAGCGTCAGACGGTGGTGCTTGCCTCCGGAGATCCGCTCTTTTATGGAATCGCCGGCTTTCTGGTCCGGCGGTTCGGGCCGCAGCATGTTGAGGTGGTTCCGCATTACAGCAGTGTGCAGCTTGCCTTTGCCCGGCTTGGCGACAGCTGGCAGGATGCGGAGCTTGTCAGTCTTCACGGGCGGCCGATAGAGGGACTGGCCCAGCGGATTGACGGCAGACACAAGGTGGCGCTGCTGACCGATCCGGTTAATAATCCGGCGGTTATTGCTGCCTATTTGCTGGAGTTCGGGATGCTGGAATATGAAGCCTTTATCTGTGAGCGGCTGGGCGGTCCCGAAGAAGTCTGCCGGTTCTGGGAGCTGGATGAAATGGCCCGGCATGACTTTGCAGCGCTAAATGTAGTGATTCTGCGCCGGAAGCCGGAGAGCACTGCAGGTAGGAGGCGCGGGTTTGCTTATCCGGATGAAGCGTTCGAGCAGCGGAAACCGGAGAAGGGGCTGATCACAAAGCGCGAAGTACGCGCTCTGGTGTTGTCCGAGCTGAATCTGGCGGAGAATGCGGTAGTCTGGGATATCGGCTCCGGTTCCGGGGCAATTGCTGTGGAGTGTGCGCGGATTGCCCGGTTCGGCAGGGTTTTTGCATTGGAAAAAGAACGGGTTAATCTGCCGAACATGGAAGCGAACCGGCGGAAATTCCGCGCCGATTATACGATTGTTCACAGCAAGGCGCCGGAGGGGCTGGACAAGCTGCCCGATCCGGATGCTGTATTCATCGGCGGCAGCGGCGGTGAGCTTGCCGATATTATTGCACAATCGGCTGGACGGCTGCGGCCGGGCGGAGTGATTGTCGTTGCTGCGATCACGATTGAGACGCTATATGGAAGCATGGAGGCGCTGAGGGCGGCCGGTCTGAATCCGGAGGTTACGCACCTTCAGGCTTCACGGGGCAAGCCGATTATAGGCATGACAAGGCTGGAAGGGATGAATCCGGTCTATGTGGTCAGCGGGACAAAAGCCGAATGCTAG
- the cobI gene encoding precorrin-2 C(20)-methyltransferase, translating to MLAVGTLYGVGVGPGDPELITVKACRLLKECPVIAYPAAKKGGKSYAHEIVEMYVDAEQKTMLGLVFPMTKDPVQLENGWRWTVELCWNELRHGNDVAFVTEGDPNLYSTFIHLARLMQELHPGVPVVSVPGISSVLGAAAALEQPLADGNQRVGIIPATEDREALKEALLHHDTIVFLKVAKVLDTVLDVLDELGLGGKASVVTKVTSPYETVWRDARKLRGTELEYLSLMVVSK from the coding sequence CTGCTGGCAGTCGGCACGCTGTATGGAGTCGGTGTCGGCCCGGGCGATCCGGAGCTGATCACGGTCAAAGCTTGCCGTCTGCTCAAGGAATGTCCGGTTATCGCGTATCCCGCCGCCAAAAAAGGCGGCAAGTCCTACGCCCACGAAATCGTGGAAATGTATGTGGATGCAGAGCAAAAAACGATGCTGGGCCTCGTCTTCCCCATGACCAAGGATCCGGTGCAGCTGGAGAACGGGTGGCGCTGGACAGTTGAGCTGTGCTGGAATGAGCTGCGTCACGGGAATGATGTTGCTTTTGTGACCGAGGGTGATCCTAACCTGTACAGCACGTTTATCCATTTGGCCCGGCTGATGCAGGAGCTTCATCCCGGGGTGCCGGTTGTGTCCGTTCCGGGAATCTCCTCGGTGCTGGGTGCAGCCGCTGCGCTCGAACAGCCGCTTGCCGACGGCAACCAGCGGGTAGGCATTATTCCGGCAACCGAAGATCGTGAGGCGCTGAAGGAGGCGCTGCTCCATCACGACACCATCGTATTCCTAAAAGTAGCGAAGGTACTGGATACCGTGCTGGATGTCTTGGACGAATTAGGCCTGGGCGGCAAAGCCTCGGTTGTCACCAAAGTGACTTCACCGTATGAAACGGTATGGCGGGATGCGCGCAAGCTGCGCGGCACGGAGCTGGAGTATTTGAGCCTGATGGTGGTGAGCAAATGA
- the cobM gene encoding precorrin-4 C(11)-methyltransferase, producing the protein MLLEPKVYIVGAGPGDPELITVKGSRILRSADLVLYADSLVSEALIHSAKGGAEVLQSSGMDLERQVELMVQAVRTGKSVARVHTGDPSMYGAILEQMSLLKLCGVSYEIVPGVSSVFASAAALGAELTVPELTQTVILTRAEGRTPVPEREQLRRLAEHHCTVALFLSASLAGHVAGEFLAAGWSPDTPVAVVKRATWPDQQILRTTVERLEGDLQEAGITMHAMILAGRALDPQLVDHGAPRSKLYDKTFTHGFREGTGQHG; encoded by the coding sequence CTGCTGCTGGAGCCAAAAGTATACATTGTCGGTGCCGGACCCGGCGACCCTGAGCTGATTACCGTCAAAGGCAGCCGGATTCTTCGTTCGGCGGATCTTGTGCTCTACGCGGATTCGCTGGTAAGCGAAGCGCTGATACACAGCGCTAAGGGCGGGGCTGAAGTGCTGCAAAGCTCGGGCATGGATCTGGAGCGGCAGGTGGAGCTGATGGTCCAGGCTGTCCGGACCGGAAAAAGCGTCGCCCGTGTGCACACCGGTGATCCTTCCATGTACGGGGCGATCCTTGAACAGATGTCGCTGCTGAAGCTGTGCGGAGTCAGCTATGAGATCGTCCCGGGCGTCAGCTCCGTCTTCGCTTCGGCAGCGGCACTGGGTGCGGAGCTGACGGTGCCGGAACTGACGCAGACGGTGATCCTGACCCGTGCCGAAGGACGCACACCTGTTCCGGAACGCGAGCAGCTGCGCCGGCTGGCCGAGCATCACTGTACGGTGGCGCTGTTTCTCAGCGCTTCGCTGGCCGGGCATGTTGCCGGGGAATTTCTCGCCGCCGGCTGGAGTCCCGATACACCTGTGGCTGTCGTTAAGCGGGCGACCTGGCCGGACCAGCAAATTCTGCGGACGACAGTGGAGCGGCTGGAAGGAGACCTGCAGGAAGCCGGGATTACGATGCATGCGATGATTCTGGCCGGAAGGGCATTGGATCCGCAGCTGGTTGACCATGGAGCGCCCCGCTCCAAGCTTTATGATAAGACCTTCACCCATGGGTTCCGGGAGGGGACCGGCCAGCATGGCTAG
- a CDS encoding cobalt-precorrin 5A hydrolase: MARKYAAVAITRNGIRLALKLGGLLADTEVYCYAKYSGELEEIPGERRIFSSVKELLPALFRRYEAVILFFSLGAAVRLIAPLLQDKKTDPAVIVIDEGGEHVISVLSGHLGGANRLTLQIAELLQSHPVITTASDVQGTFAADLLGREFGWRADSFAPMKSISAAIVNGEPVAFLQETGERDWLPAGALLPEHVRLCGDMLELLKAPRSAAIVVTDRLLKPGEAAVLGERTAVYRPRSLVLGLGCNRGTPAAELEAVVMETLAELGLSPLSVRNAATAAIKGDEAGLLTLCGKYGWELSLYSPEQLNSVPLDCPSEIVFKATGAYGVCEPAALLSSGSGQLLLTKKKSGNVTIAVARVTYTG; encoded by the coding sequence ATGGCTAGGAAGTATGCGGCCGTAGCTATTACGCGGAACGGAATCAGACTGGCCTTGAAGCTGGGTGGGCTGCTCGCAGATACTGAGGTGTATTGTTATGCGAAATACAGCGGGGAGCTGGAGGAGATTCCCGGCGAACGCCGGATTTTCAGTTCTGTCAAAGAGCTGCTGCCGGCGCTCTTCCGGCGTTATGAAGCTGTTATTCTGTTCTTCTCTCTCGGTGCAGCCGTCCGGCTGATTGCTCCGCTCCTGCAGGACAAAAAAACCGATCCTGCGGTCATTGTCATTGATGAGGGCGGAGAACATGTCATCAGTGTGCTGTCCGGCCATCTGGGCGGGGCGAACAGGCTGACGCTGCAAATCGCTGAACTGCTGCAGAGCCATCCCGTGATTACTACAGCATCGGACGTGCAGGGCACCTTCGCGGCAGATCTGCTGGGCCGCGAATTCGGCTGGCGTGCGGATAGCTTCGCCCCGATGAAAAGTATCAGTGCGGCTATCGTCAACGGTGAGCCGGTAGCCTTCCTGCAGGAGACCGGCGAGCGGGACTGGCTTCCGGCAGGCGCTCTACTGCCGGAGCATGTCCGGCTCTGCGGGGACATGCTAGAGCTGCTTAAGGCTCCCCGCAGCGCGGCAATTGTTGTAACCGACCGCCTGCTGAAGCCGGGGGAGGCTGCGGTGCTTGGGGAGCGGACTGCCGTGTACCGGCCCCGCAGTCTGGTGCTCGGCCTCGGCTGCAACCGCGGAACACCGGCAGCAGAGCTGGAAGCCGTGGTAATGGAAACCCTGGCTGAACTGGGCTTGTCTCCTTTAAGTGTCCGTAATGCCGCAACCGCTGCTATTAAAGGTGATGAAGCAGGGCTCCTTACGCTGTGCGGGAAATACGGCTGGGAGCTCAGCCTGTATTCTCCGGAGCAGCTTAACTCCGTGCCGCTGGACTGTCCTTCTGAGATTGTATTCAAGGCAACCGGTGCTTATGGTGTCTGTGAACCAGCAGCGCTATTGTCTTCCGGCAGCGGTCAACTGCTGTTGACGAAGAAAAAAAGCGGCAATGTAACGATTGCTGTAGCCAGGGTGACTTATACCGGATAA